The following coding sequences are from one Dermacentor andersoni chromosome 5, qqDerAnde1_hic_scaffold, whole genome shotgun sequence window:
- the LOC129380167 gene encoding juvenile hormone acid O-methyltransferase-like isoform X1 — protein sequence MKFALLQLLSLCHTTSPLCHPMPPLSATEILLRLECTRSKKKERKQLNNLLVFMALRGRHSATTYYQYCPFATVPPSSQLSHTHLTTFASARTVEQKRRPVKMSGPAQDKRQSAEMMFDAEKVSAYYESFMHHSREAMKVFLERYKDSFFAVENGAQCEDHQWLDVGCGPGNFTKNYLLPHAPSSLRRLVAADFSQAMLDHAARNHAHPKIAYRLLDIANDKAVVAFAAREGLFERVCCFLTLHWIRDKAAALRNMEHLTAPGGECLVVFNTRVSLQQVLRAMIASGKWKRHEHVLESALPESWEFYDVDTMVSKLEGLVASTSLVALSCEVVTLQVGSPEIDLEVRALCAAVPIYPHMKEEGKAEVEEFVRNLALQDGCVNFSVTGITHQLRCVIHARKPVLSS from the exons ATGAAGTTTGCGCTATTACAACTGTTGTCCCTATGTCACACGACGTCCCCTCTTTGTCACCCGATGCCCCCTCTCAGTGCGACTGAGATACTGCTGCGGTTGGAGTGCacgcgctcaaaaaaaaaagaaagaaaacagttaAATAATCTCCTCGTATTCATGGCTCTGCGTGGCAGACACTCTGCGACAACGTATTATCAGTATTGTCCGTTTGCCACTGTGCCGCCTTCGTCTCAGCTGTCTCACACACACCTTACCACCTTTGCTTCAGCCAGAACAGTGGAACAG AAGCGACGACCGGTCAAAATGTCGGGGCCTGCGCAAGACAAGCGGCAGTCCGCGGAGATGATGTTCGACGCGGAGAAAGTGTCAGCCTACTACGAATCTTTCATGCACCACAGCCGCGAAGCCATGAAGGTGTTTCTGGAGCGATACAAGGATTCTTTCTTTGCGGTCGAGAACGGTGCCCAGTGTGAGGATCACCAGTGGTTGGACGTCGGCTGTGGTCCAGGAAATTTCACTAAGAACTATTTGCTCCCGCACGCACCTTCGTCCTTGCGAAGACTGGTGGCGGCCGATTTCTCACAG GCCATGCTGGATCACGCCGCAAGAAACCATGCACATCCGAAGATAGCGTACCGCCTTCTCGACATCGCAAACGACAAAGCCGTGGTGGCGTTTGCCGCGCGCGAAGGTCTCTTCGAGCGCGTATGCTGCTTCCTAACGCTGCATTGGATCCGCGACAAGGCGGCCGCCCTCAGGAACATGGAGCATCTCACGGCCCCCGGGGGAGAGTGCTTGGTGGTGTTCAACACGCGCGTGTCTCTGCAACAGGTGTTACGTGCCATGATTGCGTCCGGCAAGTGGAAAAGGCACGAACAC GTTCTCGAATCTGCTCTGCCGGAGTCCTGGGAGTTTTACGACGTTGACACCATGGTGTCAAAGCTCGAAGGACTAGTCGCATCAACAAGCCTGGTGGCCCTGTCGTGTGAAGTTGTGACTCTGCAGGTCGGGAGCCCCGAAATCGACCTAGAAGTGC GTGCTCTGTGTGCCGCTGTACCGATATATCCGCATATGAAAGAGGAAGGCAAGGCCGAAGTGGAAGAGTTTGTCAGAAACTTGGCTCTCCAAGACGGCTGCGTGAACTTCTCGGTTACGGGCATAACGCACCAACTTAGGTGCGTCATTCACGCCCGCAAACCAGTATTGTCGAGTTAA
- the LOC129380167 gene encoding juvenile hormone acid O-methyltransferase-like isoform X3 translates to MKFALLQLLSLCHTTSPLCHPMPPLSATEILLRLECTRSKKKERKQLNNLLVFMALRGRHSATTYYQYCPFATVPPSSQLSHTHLTTFASARTVEQAMLDHAARNHAHPKIAYRLLDIANDKAVVAFAAREGLFERVCCFLTLHWIRDKAAALRNMEHLTAPGGECLVVFNTRVSLQQVLRAMIASGKWKRHEHVLESALPESWEFYDVDTMVSKLEGLVASTSLVALSCEVVTLQVGSPEIDLEVRALCAAVPIYPHMKEEGKAEVEEFVRNLALQDGCVNFSVTGITHQLRCVIHARKPVLSS, encoded by the exons ATGAAGTTTGCGCTATTACAACTGTTGTCCCTATGTCACACGACGTCCCCTCTTTGTCACCCGATGCCCCCTCTCAGTGCGACTGAGATACTGCTGCGGTTGGAGTGCacgcgctcaaaaaaaaaagaaagaaaacagttaAATAATCTCCTCGTATTCATGGCTCTGCGTGGCAGACACTCTGCGACAACGTATTATCAGTATTGTCCGTTTGCCACTGTGCCGCCTTCGTCTCAGCTGTCTCACACACACCTTACCACCTTTGCTTCAGCCAGAACAGTGGAACAG GCCATGCTGGATCACGCCGCAAGAAACCATGCACATCCGAAGATAGCGTACCGCCTTCTCGACATCGCAAACGACAAAGCCGTGGTGGCGTTTGCCGCGCGCGAAGGTCTCTTCGAGCGCGTATGCTGCTTCCTAACGCTGCATTGGATCCGCGACAAGGCGGCCGCCCTCAGGAACATGGAGCATCTCACGGCCCCCGGGGGAGAGTGCTTGGTGGTGTTCAACACGCGCGTGTCTCTGCAACAGGTGTTACGTGCCATGATTGCGTCCGGCAAGTGGAAAAGGCACGAACAC GTTCTCGAATCTGCTCTGCCGGAGTCCTGGGAGTTTTACGACGTTGACACCATGGTGTCAAAGCTCGAAGGACTAGTCGCATCAACAAGCCTGGTGGCCCTGTCGTGTGAAGTTGTGACTCTGCAGGTCGGGAGCCCCGAAATCGACCTAGAAGTGC GTGCTCTGTGTGCCGCTGTACCGATATATCCGCATATGAAAGAGGAAGGCAAGGCCGAAGTGGAAGAGTTTGTCAGAAACTTGGCTCTCCAAGACGGCTGCGTGAACTTCTCGGTTACGGGCATAACGCACCAACTTAGGTGCGTCATTCACGCCCGCAAACCAGTATTGTCGAGTTAA
- the LOC129380167 gene encoding uncharacterized protein isoform X2, with protein sequence MKFALLQLLSLCHTTSPLCHPMPPLSATEILLRLECTRSKKKERKQLNNLLVFMALRGRHSATTYYQYCPFATVPPSSQLSHTHLTTFASARTVEQKRRPVKMSGPAQDKRQSAEMMFDAEKVSAYYESFMHHSREAMKVFLERYKDSFFAVENGAQCEDHQWLDVGCGPGNFTKNYLLPHAPSSLRRLVAADFSQAMLDHAARNHAHPKIAYRLLDIANDKAVVAFAAREGLFERVCCFLTLHWIRDKAAALRNMEHLTAPGGECLVVFNTRVSLQQVLRAMIASGKWKRHEHVLESALPESWEFYDVDTMVSKLEGLVASTSLVALSCEVVTLQVGSPEIDLEVLCVPLYRYIRI encoded by the exons ATGAAGTTTGCGCTATTACAACTGTTGTCCCTATGTCACACGACGTCCCCTCTTTGTCACCCGATGCCCCCTCTCAGTGCGACTGAGATACTGCTGCGGTTGGAGTGCacgcgctcaaaaaaaaaagaaagaaaacagttaAATAATCTCCTCGTATTCATGGCTCTGCGTGGCAGACACTCTGCGACAACGTATTATCAGTATTGTCCGTTTGCCACTGTGCCGCCTTCGTCTCAGCTGTCTCACACACACCTTACCACCTTTGCTTCAGCCAGAACAGTGGAACAG AAGCGACGACCGGTCAAAATGTCGGGGCCTGCGCAAGACAAGCGGCAGTCCGCGGAGATGATGTTCGACGCGGAGAAAGTGTCAGCCTACTACGAATCTTTCATGCACCACAGCCGCGAAGCCATGAAGGTGTTTCTGGAGCGATACAAGGATTCTTTCTTTGCGGTCGAGAACGGTGCCCAGTGTGAGGATCACCAGTGGTTGGACGTCGGCTGTGGTCCAGGAAATTTCACTAAGAACTATTTGCTCCCGCACGCACCTTCGTCCTTGCGAAGACTGGTGGCGGCCGATTTCTCACAG GCCATGCTGGATCACGCCGCAAGAAACCATGCACATCCGAAGATAGCGTACCGCCTTCTCGACATCGCAAACGACAAAGCCGTGGTGGCGTTTGCCGCGCGCGAAGGTCTCTTCGAGCGCGTATGCTGCTTCCTAACGCTGCATTGGATCCGCGACAAGGCGGCCGCCCTCAGGAACATGGAGCATCTCACGGCCCCCGGGGGAGAGTGCTTGGTGGTGTTCAACACGCGCGTGTCTCTGCAACAGGTGTTACGTGCCATGATTGCGTCCGGCAAGTGGAAAAGGCACGAACAC GTTCTCGAATCTGCTCTGCCGGAGTCCTGGGAGTTTTACGACGTTGACACCATGGTGTCAAAGCTCGAAGGACTAGTCGCATCAACAAGCCTGGTGGCCCTGTCGTGTGAAGTTGTGACTCTGCAGGTCGGGAGCCCCGAAATCGACCTAGAA GTGCTCTGTGTGCCGCTGTACCGATATATCCGCATATGA
- the LOC129380167 gene encoding juvenile hormone acid O-methyltransferase-like isoform X4, with product MSGPAQDKRQSAEMMFDAEKVSAYYESFMHHSREAMKVFLERYKDSFFAVENGAQCEDHQWLDVGCGPGNFTKNYLLPHAPSSLRRLVAADFSQAMLDHAARNHAHPKIAYRLLDIANDKAVVAFAAREGLFERVCCFLTLHWIRDKAAALRNMEHLTAPGGECLVVFNTRVSLQQVLRAMIASGKWKRHEHVLESALPESWEFYDVDTMVSKLEGLVASTSLVALSCEVVTLQVGSPEIDLEVRALCAAVPIYPHMKEEGKAEVEEFVRNLALQDGCVNFSVTGITHQLRCVIHARKPVLSS from the exons ATGTCGGGGCCTGCGCAAGACAAGCGGCAGTCCGCGGAGATGATGTTCGACGCGGAGAAAGTGTCAGCCTACTACGAATCTTTCATGCACCACAGCCGCGAAGCCATGAAGGTGTTTCTGGAGCGATACAAGGATTCTTTCTTTGCGGTCGAGAACGGTGCCCAGTGTGAGGATCACCAGTGGTTGGACGTCGGCTGTGGTCCAGGAAATTTCACTAAGAACTATTTGCTCCCGCACGCACCTTCGTCCTTGCGAAGACTGGTGGCGGCCGATTTCTCACAG GCCATGCTGGATCACGCCGCAAGAAACCATGCACATCCGAAGATAGCGTACCGCCTTCTCGACATCGCAAACGACAAAGCCGTGGTGGCGTTTGCCGCGCGCGAAGGTCTCTTCGAGCGCGTATGCTGCTTCCTAACGCTGCATTGGATCCGCGACAAGGCGGCCGCCCTCAGGAACATGGAGCATCTCACGGCCCCCGGGGGAGAGTGCTTGGTGGTGTTCAACACGCGCGTGTCTCTGCAACAGGTGTTACGTGCCATGATTGCGTCCGGCAAGTGGAAAAGGCACGAACAC GTTCTCGAATCTGCTCTGCCGGAGTCCTGGGAGTTTTACGACGTTGACACCATGGTGTCAAAGCTCGAAGGACTAGTCGCATCAACAAGCCTGGTGGCCCTGTCGTGTGAAGTTGTGACTCTGCAGGTCGGGAGCCCCGAAATCGACCTAGAAGTGC GTGCTCTGTGTGCCGCTGTACCGATATATCCGCATATGAAAGAGGAAGGCAAGGCCGAAGTGGAAGAGTTTGTCAGAAACTTGGCTCTCCAAGACGGCTGCGTGAACTTCTCGGTTACGGGCATAACGCACCAACTTAGGTGCGTCATTCACGCCCGCAAACCAGTATTGTCGAGTTAA